In one Paenibacillus sp. JQZ6Y-1 genomic region, the following are encoded:
- a CDS encoding class I SAM-dependent methyltransferase, with the protein MYIADQWKDYELIDTGDGERLERWGDILLRRPDPQIIWPKTGNDPRWSQVHGHYHRSSSGGGEWEWKRKIPERWEMAFQDLKFHIKPTNFKHTGLFPEQAANWAWMMDKIRNAGRPISVLNLFAYTGGATVAASSAGAEVVHVDAAKGMVQWAKENHQLSGIGDRPVRFITDDVFKFVQREQRRGNKYDAIIMDPPSYGRGPGGEMWKLEQSLYPFLESCMSIMSDEPLFLLINSYTTGLAPTVLSNILNMTLKQRFGGHISSGEIGLPITNSNMVLPCGILGRWES; encoded by the coding sequence ATGTATATTGCAGATCAATGGAAAGATTATGAACTGATTGACACAGGTGACGGTGAGCGTCTGGAACGCTGGGGCGACATTTTGCTGCGTCGTCCTGATCCACAGATCATTTGGCCAAAAACAGGCAATGATCCGCGCTGGAGTCAAGTACACGGACATTACCACCGCAGCTCGTCAGGCGGCGGTGAATGGGAATGGAAACGCAAAATCCCAGAGCGCTGGGAGATGGCTTTTCAGGACTTGAAATTTCATATTAAACCGACGAACTTCAAGCATACTGGTCTGTTCCCAGAGCAGGCAGCCAACTGGGCATGGATGATGGACAAAATCCGCAATGCGGGACGTCCCATCTCCGTCCTGAATTTGTTTGCTTATACAGGTGGTGCAACGGTAGCCGCTTCATCCGCTGGCGCTGAAGTCGTTCACGTCGATGCTGCCAAAGGTATGGTTCAGTGGGCAAAGGAAAATCATCAGCTGTCCGGTATCGGCGATCGTCCGGTTCGTTTTATTACAGATGATGTGTTCAAATTCGTGCAACGCGAGCAGCGTCGTGGCAACAAATACGATGCGATCATTATGGACCCTCCATCGTACGGACGCGGTCCTGGCGGCGAAATGTGGAAGCTGGAGCAAAGTTTGTATCCATTCCTCGAATCGTGCATGAGCATCATGTCAGATGAGCCACTCTTCCTGCTGATTAACTCGTACACGACTGGACTAGCACCAACAGTATTGTCGAATATTTTGAATATGACATTGAAGCAGCGCTTTGGTGGACATATCTCTTCTGGTGAAATCGGACTGCCGATCACAAACTCGAATATGGTTCTGCCGTGCGGCATTCTCGGACGCTGGGAAAGCTGA